A stretch of DNA from Bacillota bacterium:
TTCTCCACTTCCTCTGGAGACATTGCGTCGTGGCACACTGCTATCGCTACGCGTTTGCCCGAGAGTCTTCCCCGAACGAGAAGCGACGCCGCCGATTCCTCGAATTCCAGAGATGCGGCGAGGAGCCTCTGGGATGCGGCGAGACGCCCGCTCAGGTCCTCCTTTTCCGCCCTCATCCTAGCAAAGTCCTCCTCCAGCCTGTCGATCATCTGCTCCTGCCTCTCCACCAGAGCGCTATCGGTCACAAGCGCGCTTCCCACCAGGATACCGACCCCGAGCGCGAGGAACACGGCGACCAGGGAAGCCAAGTGGTATTTCATGTCGACCATCACGGCGGTGCCACCTCTTCACGCTCCACCGCAAGACCGGGCTCAGGCCTCGACGTCAAAGCAAGCCTACGTCCAATCTCAGCCTGATGAGCAAGAGCCTGAGAATCTGCCTGACCATGTCCGACTCGGCGCCGGCAAGGGCCAGCGGAACCAGCGCCGCGATGACGAGAAGGATGACATAGCCCACCCTCACGCGTCCCGTGTACAGCTTGCTCACGCCTTTCGCGTCCACGAGGAGAGAGCCTAGCTTCAGGCGGGTCAGGAACGTGGACGCCATACCCGGCCTGCCCTTGTCGAGGAAGTCCTCCACACTCGTGTGGGTGCCGACAGCGACGATCAGTTCCGCGCCGTTCTCGTACGCGAGGAGCATACCCAGGTCTTCGCTGGTACCGGGGACGGGGCAAACGGCGGCTTCGAGGCCGAGCCGCTTGATCCGATCCAGGCCTGGCGCCCTGCCGTCGGAGTACGCGTGAACCACCAGTTCACTGCCGCGTCGAAGGGCGTCGTCGGAAACGCTGTCCATGTCCCCCACGATGACGTCCGGGAAGAACCCCATCTCAAGGAGCGCATCGGCAGCTCCGTCGACGGCGATGATGGCGGGACGCACCTCTTCGATATAGGAGCGAATGGCCCGAAGATCCTCCTTATAGTCCCTGCCCCTCACGACCACGAGCGCGTGCCTGCCCACAAGCCTCGTGCGGAGCGGCGGAAACGCGAGACCACCCAGGATCGCCGACTTCTCGCGGCGCGCGTACTCAATGGTGTTGGACACGAACGCGTCGAGCTCGCGAGCGAGCTCCTTCCGCGCCCGGCCGAGCTCGCGCTCCAAAGATGCGAGCGTCTGGATCCGGCCCTGGCTCACTACCGTTCCGTCCCTCACGACTGAGTTCCCCTCCAGCTCGATGAGATCGCCGTCCCTCACGAGGTCCAGGACCTCGCGGCCAACCTCGTCAACAATGTACACCCCCGCACGGCACAGCGAAATCGGCCCGGGATTGGGGTACCTGCCGCTCATGGATCTGCGCGCGTTCACCACAGCGCGAACCCCGGCTGCGACGAGGGACTCGCATGCCACCACATCGATGTCTTCGTGGTCAACGACAGCAATGTCGCCTGGGCGCAAGCGGGCCAAGAGGTTCTTCGTCCTCCGGTCCACCCTGGCTACGCCTTTGCACCTCACGTGGACGCCCTCCGTGAATTCCCTGCTATCTCCCCCTCTCGTGAAATAGTATACTGAACCCCGGAACATATCATTCCGGGGTTGTCCTTTCAAAACACATTCCAGGATTCTCCGAGAACTCTTGGGCGATGTCGAAAGCGCCGGCGGAGCAGGCTCAGCTCGCGCGCATCTCGAGACGAAGCTTGTCGGCAATCCGTGCTATGAACGCCGAATTGGTGGGCTTGCCTTTCTCGCTGCTCACCGTGTGTCCGAAAACGCTGTGCAGGAAGTCAATGTTCCCGCGTGTCCAGGCTATTTCAATCGCATGTCGGATTGCGCGCTCAACCCTGGGAGCGGTGGTATCGAATTTCTGGGCCACCCGTGGATACAGCTCCTTCGTCACCCCACCTAGCAGCCCGACCTCGTTGACCACCATTATGATAGCCTCTCTCAGGTACATGTAGCCTCTGATATTGGCCGGGATTCCCATTTCATGGATGATCCGCGTTACTTCGGTGTTGAGGTCGCGCGGAGCATCTGTGGAACCTAGCTTTCTCTTCCTCGCGACCCCACCGCTTTGAGCCACCTGTCGGATCCGCTGGGCTAGCGTCTCCATGTCGAACGGCTTGAGGAGGTAGTAGTCGGCGCCTAGCTCTATGATGCTCTGGGTCATGTGTTCCTGCCCTATGGCGGTAAGCATCACGAATCTCGGCCGTTTCGGCATGTCTTGCCTTGCGAGGCGCTCGAGCACGCCGATCCCGTCTAGATGCGGCATGATGATGTCGAGAACCACCACATCCGGGTTGGTGGTGGATATGCTGTCGATGGCTTCCAGGCCGTCATAGGCAAGCCCGACCACTTCCATGTCGGGCTGGGCGTCGATGAACTCCTTCAGGACATCGCACAGTTCATGGTTGTCGTCGACGATGAGAACGCGCGTCCGACCAGAAGCCATAGAACCACCCCATCCACAGGCTGACAGATACTGGCACAGTAGCCTCGTTCATCGCTGCCATAGGATTCTACGCCACCCCACGAAGTCCTGCCCCCCTCGACGAAAATCCCGGCGCTTCCTATGCCGCCCGAGAGTACGGCTCGTCCTCCTGAACCGGCAGGACGCTCGGCACGAGCGCGGGCCTGGGCCTGGTCGTCGCTGCCTCAGACTTGGCTGCACGCGTGAAGAGTCCGGCCTCCCTGGCAAGCCATTCCGCGAGCACGCCGTAGCCCCTGGTCTGGTCGGACACGAAGACGTGCGTGAGCACGCCAACGAGCTTCCCGTCCTTGA
This window harbors:
- the steA gene encoding putative cytokinetic ring protein SteA, giving the protein MRCKGVARVDRRTKNLLARLRPGDIAVVDHEDIDVVACESLVAAGVRAVVNARRSMSGRYPNPGPISLCRAGVYIVDEVGREVLDLVRDGDLIELEGNSVVRDGTVVSQGRIQTLASLERELGRARKELARELDAFVSNTIEYARREKSAILGGLAFPPLRTRLVGRHALVVVRGRDYKEDLRAIRSYIEEVRPAIIAVDGAADALLEMGFFPDVIVGDMDSVSDDALRRGSELVVHAYSDGRAPGLDRIKRLGLEAAVCPVPGTSEDLGMLLAYENGAELIVAVGTHTSVEDFLDKGRPGMASTFLTRLKLGSLLVDAKGVSKLYTGRVRVGYVILLVIAALVPLALAGAESDMVRQILRLLLIRLRLDVGLL
- the spo0A gene encoding sporulation transcription factor Spo0A is translated as MASGRTRVLIVDDNHELCDVLKEFIDAQPDMEVVGLAYDGLEAIDSISTTNPDVVVLDIIMPHLDGIGVLERLARQDMPKRPRFVMLTAIGQEHMTQSIIELGADYYLLKPFDMETLAQRIRQVAQSGGVARKRKLGSTDAPRDLNTEVTRIIHEMGIPANIRGYMYLREAIIMVVNEVGLLGGVTKELYPRVAQKFDTTAPRVERAIRHAIEIAWTRGNIDFLHSVFGHTVSSEKGKPTNSAFIARIADKLRLEMRAS